A DNA window from Mobula birostris isolate sMobBir1 chromosome 3, sMobBir1.hap1, whole genome shotgun sequence contains the following coding sequences:
- the olfml3b gene encoding olfactomedin-like protein 3A — protein sequence MGTLIKLLAVASAVILTVRCQTQFMEYIERRLSSFEQRIAVWYDQTQRYSTEYREFKNQILSFVENLDKEKEEQRHNLEIANSRIDRIERELDYLETRNPAPTCLEVDEKFTEQVAESAQEKKKRKLKISGCEEMVFNIKAMKIVKRLETASGLWIKDLMSGTEKVYVFDGVSNDTIYEFTRLKDFTDFTGLIKAKKIKLPYPWAGTGHIVYKGFLYYIKSEPLFQVIKFDLKNQTVSDSAMFPAEQQIPVYGLSPFNYIDLAVDENGLWAIYATRDNEKNICLARLDHKTLDIEQMWDTPCPIENAESAFVICGTLYVVYNSKLRSRSRIQCVYDVTDMVNTDLAPLLYFPKRYGAHSSIKYNPREKQLYAWDDGYQIIYRLTLKPKSEL from the exons ATGGGGACCTTGATCAAACTCCTCGCTGTGGCATCAGCCGTTATTCTAACAGTGCGGTGTCAAACACAATTCATGGAATATATTGAGAGAAGGCTGTCTTCTTTCGAG CAACGAATTGCTGTCTGGTATGACCAAACACAGAGATACTCCACAGAATACAGAGAATTTAAGAACCAGATTCTTTCTTTTGTTGAAAACTTGGATAAAGAGAAAGAAGAGCAAAGACACAACCTTGAAATTGCAAATTCCCGTATCGATCGCATCGAGAGGGAGTTAGACTATTTGGAGACTAGAAATCCAGCACCCACCTGTCTGGAGGTAGATGAGAAATTTACTGAACAAGTTGCTGAAAGCGCCCAGGAAAAGAAGAAACGCAAGCTTAAGATATCAG GCTGTGAAGAAATGGTCTTCAACATCAAAGCAATGAAAATAGTCAAAAGATTGGAGACGGCTTCTGGCCTGTGGATCAAGGACCTGATGTCAGGCACTGAGAAGGTGTATGTCTTTGATGGCGTAAGTAATGACACAATCTATGAATTCACAAGACTGAAGGACTTCACTGACTTTACTGGCTTGATTAAGGCAAAGAAAATTAAACTGCCTTACCCATGGGCTGGCACAGGTCACATAGTGTACAAAGGCTTCTTATATTATATCAAAAGTGAGCCTCTGTTTCAAGTCATCAAATTTGATCTGAAGAACCAGACGGTGTCAGACAGCGCCATGTTCCCAGCTGAGCAACAGATCCCGGTGTATGGCCTCTCACCGTTCAACTACATCGATCTAGCCGTGGACGAGAATGGCTTGTGGGCCATATACGCCACCAGAGACAATGAGAAGAACATCTGCCTGGCCAGGTTGGACCACAAGACACTGGACATTGAGCAGATGTGGGACACTCCATGTCCCATTGAAAATGCGGAGAGTGCCTTTGTCATCTGTGGGACGCTTTACGTGGTGTACAACAGCAAGCTCCGTAGTCGCTCACGTATCCAGTGTGTGTATGATGTCACCGACATGGTAAATACTGACCTGGCACCATTGTTATATTTCCCCAAGCGGTATGGAGCTCACTCCAGCATTAAGTACAACCCAAGGGAGAAGCAGCTGTATGCTTGGGATGATGGATACCAAATCATATACAGGCTGACATTGAAACCAAAATCAGAACTGTAA